The genomic stretch AGGATGAAGGGTTCGATACGGTCGAAGCGAATCAGAAGCTTGGTTTCAAGGCGGATTTGCGCGAATACGGAATCGGCGCTCAGATTCTCGCGCATCTGGGACTATCAACCATCCGTCTTATTACTAACAATCCAAAGAAAGTCATCGGACTTAACGGCCATGGACTTCGAATAGCCGAGAGGGTACCGACCATTCTGGCCGAGACAAAGCATAATACAAAGTATCTGAAGACAAAGCGCGATAAAATGGGACATCTGTTCGGATCATTATAAACGGGGAGAGATTCATGTCAAAAGTGATAGAAGGCACACTCGATGCGGCAGGATTGAAGATCGGAATTGTCGTAAGCCGCTTCAACGATCTTCTGACAAACAAGCTGACTGAAGGTGCGATTGACTGTCTCGTCAGGCACAAAGCCAATGAAGAAGACATTACGGTTGTGAAAGTGCCCGGCGCATTCGAGCTGCCGTATGTGGCGGCGAGGCTTGTCGAAGCTGGCAATGTCGATGCCGTGATCTGTCTCGGCGCAGTCATTCGCGGGCAGACACCGCATTTCGATTACATTGCAGCTGAAGTGTCGAAAGGTATTGCAAACCTATCGATACAGCACAAGACGCCGGTTATATATGGTCTCATAACCGCTGACACTCTAGAGCAGGCAATCGAACGGGCTGGCACGAAGGCTGGTAATAGAGGTTTCAACGCCGCTCTGACTGCGATTGAGATGTGCAATCTCTACAAGCAGATGAACATATGAGCAAGCGTACACATGCCAGAGAACTTGTTCTGAAATGTCTCTACGCTTTCGAGAGTCTTGATGGCGACGCTGAGTCGGTGTTCAAACAGACCTGCGCCGACTCACACCTCGATGGCACAGCTTTCGAGTTTGTGTCAAATCTATTCTTCAAGATTGTGGGGGAGATCACAGAGATCGACAAGAAAATCAGCGCGAGCGCGCAGAATTGGGATATCAAACGGCTTGCCATAGTCGACAAAAACATAATCCGGATAGCTGTCTGCGAGTTGTTCTTCTTCCCCGATATCCCGGCGAAAGTATCGATAAACGAGGCGATTGAGCTTGCCAAGAAGTATTCGACTCTGGATTCAGCGTCGTTCGTCAACGGCATTCTGGATCATATATACAAAGAGAATGCCGTCGAACTGGAGAACGGCGCGAGCGCGTAGCGATCTCCGACCATGCGCTGTCAGGAATCCTTTCCTGACAGCTGGAGAGATCGGGCAGGAAAGGATTCTGCCCGCGACCCCACTTGAAGTTTGCCCGTGACCTTGGTCCCGGAAGTCCAGTCCGTGGCTAATTTATATTGACTTTTGCTGCTCGGAATGATAAGCTTGAGAATCGATGCCCCCGTAGTGTAATGGATAACGCACCAGCCTCCGGAGCTGGGAATCCAGGTTCGATCCCTGGCGGGGGTATTTGAAAGGGCGCGCTAAGTCCTGAATTGAGTGCTATTGTTTTCATAGAGAGATTGACGGATGACGCATCCAGCTATCTCATTGACGGGTGAACCGTATCCAAAGTGGAGGAAGCCATGATACTGAAAAGAATTGGTCCTTTTTCATGTGCAAAGGTTAGTGCTGTACTCTACGCCATATTGGGGTTGATTATAGGATTAGTCTTTTCTCTGATCGCGCTGGCGGGTGCATTTGCGAGCGATTCACCGGCAGCTGCGCTCTTCGGTGTCGGCGCGGTGATAATGTTCCCGATTCTTTATGGCTGTATCGGATTTATCAGCGGAGCGCTCTCGGCTTGGCTGTACAATCGTGTAGTTGGGTGGATCGGGGGAATTGAGGTGGAGTTCGACCAAGGTTCCATCGCTCCGCAAGATCCTTCGACTGCGGCTTAACGAGTTGATCAGACTGCCTGCTGGGTTATCAGGGCAGGTTCGATGGAGTCCTCAGGATTAGTTTGTCGGTCCTGCTGTGACAGCAATTTAGCCGCGGCAGTGAGATGACCGGAGCATAGTTGGTTGGGGCAATCCAATGTTCCGCAATAGAAGATGTCTCAATATCTGTCACCATTCCCTCCAGTCTTCTCCGAAGGGTGGTAATGCTCTGCGGCCAAGCGCGGAGTTTGCGGAAATCAGTCAGAACAATTCGACTTCTCCTCTGTTAAACATGGTGTAAACACGTATATCTTATCTTCTTGATATTGACGTGGTTACTCTACGAGGGCGCAGGGGTATCACCCCTGCGCTTTAAATCTTGGAGCTGAATCGATTGGAGATTATATGTCAGAGTCGTTGAGAATTAAGAAATGTGTCCCCTGCGAGGGCGGAATTGAGCCGATGAGCGATGTTGCGATCGGTAACCTGATATCGCGTGTCCCGACCTGGAAGTGTGCAGAAATTGAACACTCCGGCAAGAAGATCAAAACTCTACAGAAAACGTTCTCGTTCAAGAACTTCCGCGAGGCCATGGCTTTCCTGAGGAAAGTTGAGGATATTG from Candidatus Zixiibacteriota bacterium encodes the following:
- the nusB gene encoding transcription antitermination factor NusB, with product MSKRTHARELVLKCLYAFESLDGDAESVFKQTCADSHLDGTAFEFVSNLFFKIVGEITEIDKKISASAQNWDIKRLAIVDKNIIRIAVCELFFFPDIPAKVSINEAIELAKKYSTLDSASFVNGILDHIYKENAVELENGASA
- a CDS encoding 4a-hydroxytetrahydrobiopterin dehydratase; this translates as MSESLRIKKCVPCEGGIEPMSDVAIGNLISRVPTWKCAEIEHSGKKIKTLQKTFSFKNFREAMAFLRKVEDIAESEGHHPDFCVHYSRVDFTIWTHAISGLHQNDFILASKTDELVEG
- the ribE gene encoding 6,7-dimethyl-8-ribityllumazine synthase; its protein translation is MSKVIEGTLDAAGLKIGIVVSRFNDLLTNKLTEGAIDCLVRHKANEEDITVVKVPGAFELPYVAARLVEAGNVDAVICLGAVIRGQTPHFDYIAAEVSKGIANLSIQHKTPVIYGLITADTLEQAIERAGTKAGNRGFNAALTAIEMCNLYKQMNI